A single region of the Solwaraspora sp. WMMD791 genome encodes:
- a CDS encoding beta-galactosidase has product MAFGVDYRWLRWPGTGGPRIGYGADYNPEQWPRHVWDDDVAAMRAAGVNIVSLAIFSWARLQPGPGEFDFAWLDDIMDLLHRNGIAVDLATATASPPPWLTAAHPEILPVDRHGATIWPGARQHWRPTSPVFRAYALALVRAIAQRYRDHPALTAWHVSNELGCHNVYDFSDDAADAFRAWLRARYGDIDALNHAWGTAFWSQRYTDFGQILPPRQAASYPNPTQQLDFKRFSSDALREHLRAERDILRAVTPDVPVTTNFMVMGESSGMNYADWAGEVDFVANDHYVHPGPQALDELSFSANLTGNLAGGRPWFLMEHSTSAVNWQPVNLAKRDGELARDSLTHVAHGADAICFFQWRQSAAGAEKYHSAMLPHAGRDSDLFRAVTALGRTLSDLSGVAGTPRTPARAAILFDWESWWACEQDSHPTSRLRYKQEALDWYSAFLTLGIRVDVLPAAADFGGYDLVVAPILHLMPAALAERLRGYVDAGGHLVTTYFSGIVDEHDHIWLGGYPGALRDLLGVRVEEFGPLSDGEQVLLDTGAPATLWTDRITVTDPQVEVLATYRSGEYAGRPAITRRPVGAGSAGYVSTRLGATGLVDVLARFASAAGVGSELPEHLRGRVELAVRGQYRFLINRTDEPVPLTDLPGEPVVGPARTLPPRAVAVRAVPAAH; this is encoded by the coding sequence GTGGCATTCGGCGTCGACTACCGCTGGCTGCGCTGGCCGGGCACCGGCGGCCCCCGGATCGGCTACGGCGCCGACTACAACCCGGAGCAGTGGCCCCGACACGTGTGGGACGACGACGTGGCGGCGATGCGGGCCGCCGGGGTGAACATCGTCTCGCTGGCCATCTTCTCCTGGGCGCGGCTGCAGCCCGGCCCCGGCGAGTTCGACTTCGCCTGGCTCGACGACATCATGGACCTGTTGCACCGCAACGGCATCGCCGTCGACCTGGCCACCGCGACCGCGTCACCGCCGCCCTGGCTGACCGCCGCCCACCCGGAGATCCTGCCGGTCGACCGGCACGGTGCCACCATCTGGCCGGGCGCCCGGCAACACTGGCGGCCCACCTCACCGGTCTTCCGGGCGTACGCGTTGGCCCTTGTCCGGGCCATCGCGCAGCGGTACCGCGACCATCCGGCGCTGACCGCCTGGCACGTGTCCAACGAACTCGGCTGCCACAACGTCTACGACTTCTCCGACGACGCCGCCGACGCGTTCCGGGCGTGGCTGCGGGCCCGCTACGGCGACATCGACGCGCTCAACCACGCCTGGGGCACCGCCTTCTGGTCGCAGCGGTACACCGACTTCGGCCAGATCCTGCCGCCCCGGCAGGCCGCGTCGTACCCGAACCCGACCCAGCAACTCGACTTCAAACGGTTCTCCTCCGACGCGCTGCGCGAACACCTGCGCGCCGAACGCGACATCCTGCGGGCGGTCACCCCCGACGTGCCGGTCACCACCAACTTCATGGTGATGGGGGAGTCGTCCGGGATGAACTACGCCGACTGGGCGGGTGAGGTCGACTTCGTCGCGAACGACCACTACGTGCACCCCGGACCGCAGGCGCTCGACGAACTGTCCTTCTCCGCCAACCTGACCGGCAACCTGGCTGGCGGCCGACCCTGGTTCCTGATGGAACACTCCACCAGCGCCGTCAACTGGCAGCCGGTCAACCTGGCCAAACGCGACGGTGAGCTGGCCCGCGACTCATTGACCCACGTCGCGCACGGCGCCGACGCAATCTGCTTCTTCCAGTGGCGTCAGTCGGCGGCCGGCGCCGAGAAGTACCACTCGGCGATGCTGCCGCACGCCGGGCGCGACAGCGACCTGTTCCGGGCCGTGACCGCGCTCGGCCGTACGCTGTCCGACCTGTCCGGGGTCGCCGGCACCCCACGCACCCCGGCGCGGGCGGCGATCCTGTTCGACTGGGAGTCCTGGTGGGCCTGCGAGCAGGACTCCCACCCGACGTCGCGGCTGCGCTACAAGCAGGAGGCGCTCGACTGGTACTCGGCGTTCCTGACCCTCGGCATCCGGGTCGACGTACTGCCGGCCGCCGCCGACTTCGGCGGCTACGACCTGGTGGTCGCCCCGATCCTGCACCTGATGCCGGCGGCGCTCGCCGAGCGGCTGCGCGGTTACGTCGACGCCGGTGGTCACCTGGTGACCACCTACTTCTCCGGCATCGTCGACGAGCACGACCACATCTGGCTCGGCGGCTACCCGGGGGCGCTGCGGGACCTGCTCGGCGTGCGGGTCGAGGAGTTCGGTCCGCTGTCCGACGGCGAGCAGGTGCTGCTGGACACCGGCGCGCCCGCGACGCTGTGGACCGACCGGATCACGGTGACCGATCCGCAGGTCGAGGTGCTGGCGACGTACCGCAGCGGCGAGTACGCCGGCCGCCCGGCGATCACCCGCCGGCCGGTCGGGGCCGGCTCCGCCGGCTACGTCTCGACCCGGCTCGGTGCCACCGGGCTGGTCGACGTCCTGGCCCGGTTCGCCAGCGCTGCCGGGGTCGGCAGCGAGCTGCCGGAGCACCTGCGGGGCCGGGTCGAGCTGGCGGTCCGGGGCCAGTACCGGTTCCTGATCAACCGGACCGACGAGCCGGTGCCGCTGACCGACCTGCCCGGCGAGCCGGTGGTCGGGCCGGCACGGACGCTACCGCCCCGGGCGGTCGCGGTACGGGCGGTGCCGGCGGCGCACTGA
- a CDS encoding sugar ABC transporter substrate-binding protein produces MKGTTLRAVAAAAAATLALAGCGSGDADQGDGGDQVSASDVTAALEAGGEITVWAWEPTLTEVVTGFEAKYPKVKVNLVNAGTGNDQYTALQNAIAAGDGLPDVAQIEYYALPQFALAESVTDLTAYGADTLSSTFTPGPWSSVNTGGGIFGLPMDSGPMALFYNKEVFDKHGIAVPATWDEYVEAARKLHQADPQVYITNDVGDAGFTTSLIWQSGGQPFQVDGTSVGIDFTDPGSARFAATWQQLISEDLLAPVSSWSDQWYQGLANGTIASLATGAWMPANLISGVADGAGKWQVAPLPQWEAGGTASAENGGSSLAIPSAATNKALAYGFIDYANAGDGVQIRVDGGAFPATTAQLESPEFLGAEFAYFGGQKANEIFAESAGNVVEGWSYLPFQVYANSVFNDTVGQAYVSDTPLTEALAAWRDTCATYGTDQGFTIS; encoded by the coding sequence ATGAAAGGCACCACACTGCGGGCGGTCGCGGCCGCCGCGGCGGCCACCCTGGCCCTGGCCGGCTGCGGCTCCGGCGACGCCGACCAGGGCGACGGCGGCGACCAGGTCTCGGCCAGCGACGTGACCGCGGCCCTCGAAGCCGGCGGTGAAATCACCGTCTGGGCCTGGGAGCCGACCCTGACCGAGGTCGTCACCGGGTTCGAAGCCAAGTACCCCAAGGTGAAGGTGAACCTGGTCAACGCCGGCACCGGCAACGACCAGTACACCGCGCTGCAGAACGCGATCGCCGCCGGTGACGGACTGCCCGACGTCGCCCAGATCGAGTACTACGCGCTGCCGCAGTTCGCCCTCGCCGAGTCGGTCACCGATCTCACCGCGTACGGAGCCGACACGCTCTCCAGCACCTTCACCCCCGGGCCGTGGTCGTCGGTGAACACCGGCGGCGGCATCTTCGGCCTGCCGATGGACTCCGGCCCGATGGCGTTGTTCTACAACAAGGAGGTCTTCGACAAGCACGGCATCGCGGTCCCCGCCACCTGGGACGAGTACGTCGAGGCCGCCCGCAAACTGCACCAGGCCGACCCGCAGGTGTACATCACCAACGACGTCGGTGACGCCGGCTTCACCACCAGCCTGATCTGGCAGTCCGGCGGTCAGCCGTTCCAGGTCGACGGCACCTCGGTGGGCATCGACTTCACCGACCCCGGCTCGGCCCGCTTCGCCGCCACCTGGCAGCAGCTGATCAGCGAGGACCTGCTCGCCCCGGTCAGCTCGTGGAGCGACCAGTGGTACCAGGGCCTGGCCAACGGCACCATCGCCAGCCTCGCCACCGGAGCCTGGATGCCGGCCAACCTGATCTCCGGCGTCGCCGACGGCGCCGGTAAGTGGCAGGTCGCCCCGCTGCCGCAGTGGGAGGCCGGCGGCACCGCCAGCGCGGAGAACGGCGGCAGCTCGCTGGCCATCCCGTCAGCGGCGACCAACAAGGCCCTCGCCTACGGCTTCATCGACTACGCCAACGCCGGTGACGGGGTGCAGATCCGGGTCGACGGCGGCGCCTTCCCCGCCACCACCGCGCAGCTGGAGTCGCCGGAGTTCCTCGGCGCCGAGTTCGCCTACTTCGGCGGACAGAAGGCCAACGAGATCTTCGCCGAGTCGGCCGGCAACGTCGTCGAGGGCTGGTCCTACCTGCCGTTCCAGGTCTACGCCAACAGCGTGTTCAACGACACCGTCGGGCAGGCGTACGTGTCGGACACCCCGCTGACCGAGGCGCTGGCCGCCTGGCGTGACACCTGCGCCACGTACGGCACCGACCAGGGTTTCACCATCAGTTGA
- a CDS encoding carbohydrate ABC transporter permease, producing the protein MSATTRVRRPGHSVTLTLLTGIVLVYSLIPLAWLLINATKSQQGLFSSFGLWFADDFALWDNVVDTLTYDGGIFLRWLGNTLLYVAAGAGGATLLATLGGYGLAKFDFVGRKAVFAIVIGAVAVPGTALAVPTFLMFSQLGLTNTPWAVIIPSLITPFGLYLMWTFAAEAIPDELLEAARMDGAGEFRTLFQICLPLLAPGIVTVALFSMVATWNNYFLPLIMLKDPDWYPLTLGLNAWNEQAATAGGQPVFHLVITGSLLTILPLLAAFLLLQRYWQSGLAAGSVKE; encoded by the coding sequence ATGTCCGCCACCACCAGGGTGCGCCGGCCCGGCCACAGTGTCACCCTGACCCTGCTCACCGGCATCGTGCTGGTGTACAGCCTGATCCCGCTCGCCTGGCTGCTGATCAACGCCACCAAGTCGCAGCAGGGCCTGTTCTCCTCGTTCGGCCTGTGGTTCGCCGACGACTTCGCGCTGTGGGACAACGTCGTCGACACGCTCACCTACGACGGCGGGATCTTCCTGCGCTGGCTGGGCAACACCCTGCTGTACGTGGCGGCCGGTGCCGGCGGCGCGACCCTGCTCGCGACCCTCGGCGGGTACGGGCTGGCCAAGTTCGACTTCGTCGGCCGTAAGGCCGTCTTCGCGATCGTCATCGGCGCGGTCGCCGTGCCCGGGACCGCGCTGGCCGTACCGACGTTCCTGATGTTCAGCCAGCTCGGCCTGACCAACACCCCGTGGGCGGTGATCATCCCGTCGCTGATCACCCCGTTCGGTCTCTACCTGATGTGGACGTTCGCCGCCGAGGCCATCCCGGACGAGCTGCTGGAGGCCGCCAGGATGGACGGGGCCGGCGAGTTCCGCACCCTGTTCCAGATCTGCCTGCCGCTGCTGGCCCCCGGCATCGTCACCGTCGCGCTGTTCAGCATGGTCGCCACCTGGAACAACTACTTCCTGCCACTGATCATGCTCAAGGACCCGGACTGGTACCCGCTGACGCTGGGCCTCAACGCCTGGAACGAACAGGCCGCCACCGCTGGTGGGCAGCCGGTGTTCCACCTCGTCATCACCGGGTCGCTACTGACCATCCTGCCGCTGCTGGCGGCGTTCCTGCTCCTGCAGCGCTACTGGCAGTCGGGTCTGGCCGCCGGCAGCGTCAAGGAGTGA
- a CDS encoding sugar ABC transporter permease encodes MATPPTPPRTATAGGVRRRPRRRRPLAGWQFVGPFMLVFALVFIAPIGYSIYLSLYRRQLIGGNSFVGLDNYQRALTDPQFWSAFGRVGLFLVVQVPIMLAIALLVALAIDSGRLHGKSFFRVSIFLPYAVPAVVATLMWGFMYGDRFGLIGNINDAFGVALPDPLRPDLVLVAIGNIVTWEFVGYNMVIFYSALRVVPATLYEAAEVDGASQLRVIRSIKLPAIRGALVIATIFSIIGSFQLFNEPSILQHLAPNAITTYFTPNLYAYSLSFSGQQYNYSATVAIVMGLITMAIAYVVQLRGMREGR; translated from the coding sequence ATGGCAACCCCACCGACACCGCCCCGGACGGCCACCGCCGGTGGCGTCCGCCGCCGGCCCCGCCGGCGACGTCCCCTGGCCGGCTGGCAGTTCGTCGGTCCGTTCATGCTGGTCTTCGCGCTCGTGTTCATCGCGCCGATCGGCTACTCGATCTATCTGAGCCTGTACCGCCGGCAACTGATCGGCGGCAACTCCTTCGTCGGCCTGGACAACTACCAGCGGGCGCTGACCGACCCCCAGTTCTGGTCCGCCTTCGGCCGCGTCGGCCTCTTCCTCGTCGTCCAGGTGCCGATCATGCTGGCCATCGCGCTGCTCGTCGCGCTCGCCATCGACAGCGGCCGGCTGCACGGCAAGAGCTTCTTCCGGGTCTCGATCTTCCTGCCGTACGCCGTACCGGCCGTCGTCGCCACCCTGATGTGGGGCTTCATGTACGGCGACCGGTTCGGCCTGATCGGCAACATCAACGACGCGTTCGGGGTCGCGCTGCCCGACCCGCTGCGCCCCGACCTCGTCCTGGTCGCCATCGGCAACATCGTCACCTGGGAGTTCGTCGGCTACAACATGGTGATCTTCTACTCGGCGCTGCGGGTCGTGCCGGCCACCCTCTACGAGGCCGCCGAAGTCGACGGCGCCAGCCAGCTGCGGGTCATCCGGTCGATCAAACTGCCGGCGATCCGCGGCGCCCTGGTCATCGCCACCATCTTCTCCATCATCGGCAGCTTCCAGCTGTTCAACGAACCGAGCATCCTGCAGCACCTGGCGCCCAACGCGATCACCACCTACTTCACCCCCAACCTGTACGCCTACTCGCTGAGCTTCTCCGGCCAGCAGTACAACTACTCGGCCACCGTCGCGATCGTGATGGGCCTGATCACCATGGCCATCGCGTACGTCGTCCAGCTACGCGGCATGCGGGAGGGACGCTGA